In a genomic window of Stegostoma tigrinum isolate sSteTig4 chromosome 45, sSteTig4.hap1, whole genome shotgun sequence:
- the LOC125448794 gene encoding tumor necrosis factor ligand superfamily member 13 isoform X2: MCRSDWVSHAMGNTRSPGNPSPIPPQWENPHHARFQRRETERQTLRVERDSRSKLRHRQRRRNSLIHLVPSSYQLQGDSTIIHWQKILHTGESFEQNNSTIAIKGNGYYLIYTQVLYKDHTFVMGHVVKRKEQKSQKEGETLLRCTQNMPEEQPFNTCYSAGIYRLQKGDIIELVIPRNSAAIVMAKDSTFMGLMKV; this comes from the exons GTCTCCCATGCGATGGGTAACACGAGGTCACCTGGCAATCCCTCACCCATACCTCCACAATGGGAAAACCCGCATCATGCCCGCTTCCAACGCAGGGAAACAGAGCGACAAACTCTCCGTGTGGAACGAGACTCCAGGAGCAAACTGAGGCACAGGCAGAGAA GAAGAAACTCATTGATCCACCTGGTACCGTCCTCTTATCAATTACAGG GTGACAGTACCATTATTCACTGGCAGAAGATCCTACACACTGGGGAATCCTTTGAACAGAACAACAGTACAATCGCCATTAAAGGGAATGGTTACTATCTTATTTACACCCAG GTCCTGTATAAGGACCACACATTTGTCATGGGTCATGTCGTgaaaagaaaggaacagaaaagtCAGAAAGAGGGAGAGACGCTGCTCAGATGCACCCAGAATATGCCAGAGGAACAGCCTTTCAACACCTGCTACAGTGCAG GTATCTACAGGCTACAAAAAGGGGACATCATAGAACTGGTGATTCCTCGAAATTCTGCAGCCATTGTCATGGCGAAAGACTCGACTTTCATGGGGTTGATGAAAGTGTGA